A genomic window from Vigna radiata var. radiata cultivar VC1973A chromosome 2, Vradiata_ver6, whole genome shotgun sequence includes:
- the LOC106755778 gene encoding uncharacterized protein LOC106755778, whose amino-acid sequence MSSTIRAWSVAASVGVVEALKDQGICRWNHALRSAQQHLKTHVGSFSQAGKLSSTSSTMVSTRLKEHNTKQSEESFRKVMYLSCWGPN is encoded by the coding sequence aTGAGTTCAACAATTAGAGCATGGAGTGTGGCAGCTAGTGTTGGAGTTGTGGAGGCCTTGAAAGATCAAGGTATCTGTAGATGGAACCATGCTTTGAGATCAGCTCAACAACATCTCAAAACCCATGTTGGTTCATTCTCTCAGGCTGGGAagctttcttccacttcttctaCCATGGTATCCACCAGATTGAAAGaacacaacacaaaacaatCAGAAGAGTCTTTCAGGAAAGTCATGTACTTAAGTTGTTGGGGTCCCAATTAG
- the LOC106780204 gene encoding uncharacterized protein LOC106780204, producing the protein MDNYPFLDSQMNSDFMSEFSSFINEVGEGDYTDIFSTDQIFPSRDDMIDWVRKIAFQLGFVVVIIRFDTTTGEPRRKTFVVLGCERSGKYRKYKQDVQPSVSGTRKCECPFKLRGKPKGHGWVLKVMCGYHNHELAETLVGHPYAGRLNAVEQSILIDMTKSQVKPSNILLTLKEHNEDNVTTIKQIYNARYTYKRSLRGSRTEMQQLMMLLDRDKHIQHSRCLEDSDVVSDLFWTHPDSAHLVNSFNIVFLMDTTYKTNKYRLPLLEIVGVTSTGLTFTAAFALLSSERQNNFTWALEMFRRLLLTTEANVKAKCKMLVDNAEAWDGLMEVWQNVMDCDDQSKFGGYVYRFEYASTAWPLFFDYVNRTWIMPYKTCFVKAWTNKVMHLGNTTTNRLVGRVSRYALELIADEVERVNKIGLDSARCGCILSSTYGLPCACMLARYEPGMIPIGEIHVIWTRLSISRTVSTESLPEFSLDREVQLVHERFKNVDIGGKVNIRHKMLEIACPEMTSMLAPAHKVKTKGAQKTKVARHERSTKRDPSYFEHVYTFISRTEPSSSRKSQVKSKLKEFARSVVPFLNQFHPICQPYIVNVVDVVADGHCGYRCITALLGLGEEAWPTIRHNLYEELTQWRDEYANLVGNYDRLEELRQSLIVHDRSQVNAKKWMTIPNIGYAIANRYNVILVCLYYVQSFTIFPLRTPPPTDIRQHRILCIGFVNGCHFVQVQLQDGCPLPMVDIISSNHCYPEARSWSTFYTHRMQSFMALMGANQSYVDLGED; encoded by the exons ATGGATAACTATCCATTTTTGGATTCTCAAATGAATTCTGATTTTATGTCagaattttcttcctttataaaCGAAGTCGGTGAGGGTGATTACACAGATATATTTTCTACTGATCAAATATTCCCATCACGCGATGATATGATTGATTGGGTTCGGAAGATTGCATTTCAGCTTGGATTTGTGGTCGTCATCATAAGATTTGACACAACAACTGGTGAACCTAGAAGAAAGACATTCGTTGTGTTAGGCTGTGAAAGGAGTGGGAAATATAGGAAGTATAAGCAAGACGTGCAACCTAGTGTGTCTGGCACGAGAAAATGTGAGTGTCCATTTAAGTTGAGGGGTAAACCTAAAGGACACGGTTGGGTGTTAAAGGTTATGTGTGGTTATCACAACCATGAATTGGCCGAGACTTTGGTCGGTCATCCTTATGCGGGGAGGTTAAATGCTGTTGAACAGTCAATTCTTATTGACATGACTAAGAGTCAAGTTAAACcctcaaatattcttttgactCTTAAAGAACATAATGAAGATAACGTGAcaactataaaacaaatatataacgcGAGATACACTTACAAACGATCTTTGAGAGGGTCGAGAACTGAAATGCAACAGTTGATGATGTTGTTAGATAGAGACAAACACATCCAACATAGTAGATGTTTGGAAGATTCTGACGTAGTAAGTGACCTATTTTGGACACATCCTGATTCAGCGCACCTGgtcaattcatttaatattgttttcttaatgGATACGACGTACAAGACAAACAAATATCGTCTTCCGTTGCTTGAGATCGTTGGAGTCACGTCCACTGGTTTGACATTCACAGCTGCCTTTGCATTGCTTTCAAGTGAAcgccaaaataatttcacttgggcATTGGAAATGTTTAGACGATTACTATTGACAACAGAGGCG AATGTGAAAGCGAAATGCAAGATGTTAGTGGATAATGCTGAGGCATGGGATGGGTTGATGGAAGTATGGCAAAATGTGATGGACTGTGACGACCAGTCCAAGTTTGGTGGTTATGTTTATCGTTTTGAGTATGCCTCTACTGCGTGGCCTTTATTTTTTGATTATGTCAACCGTACATGGATCATGCCGTATAAGACATGCTTCGTCAAGGCGTGGACGAACAAAGTCATGCATCTAGGCAACACTACAACAAACAG ACTTGTTGGACGTGTTTCACGATACGCTCTTGAACTTATTGCTGATGAAGTAGAGCGAGTGAATAAAATAGGTTTGGACAGTGCTCGTTGTGGATGCATTTTGAGCTCAACGTATGGCCTACCATGTGCTTGTATGTTAGCACGATATGAGCCTGGAATGATTCCTATTGGTGAAATACATGTTATCTGGACCCGTTTAAGCATTTCAAGAACTGTGTCTACTGAATCGCTTCCAGAGTTTAGCCTTGATCGTGAAGTTCAACTGGTACATGAACGATTCAAAAATGTTGACATTGGTGGAAAAGTCAACATAAGACATAAGATGCTAGAAATTGCTTGCCCAGAGATGACATCTATGCTTGCTCCGGCGCATAAAGTGAAGACAAAAGGTGCACAGAAGACTAAGGTTGCACGACATGAGAGGTCTACGAAACGTGACCCATCATATTTTGAGCACGTTTACACTTTTATTTCCAGGACAGAGCCTTCTTCTTCACGAAAATCTCAAGTCAAATCGAAGCTGAAAGAATTTGCGCGAAGTGTTGTACCATtcttaaatcaatttcatccgaTTTGTCAACCATACATTGTCAATGTTGTCGATGTTGTTGCCGATGGTCATTGCGGTTATCGATGCATTACTGCTTTGTTGGGTCTAGGTGAAGAGGCATGGCCTACTATCCGACATAACCTTTATGAAGAACTAACTCAGTGGCGTGATGAATACGCAAATTTAGTAGGAAACTACGATCGATTGGAAGAACTACGTCAGTCATTAATTGTCCACGATCGATCACAA GTTAATGCTAAGAAGTGGATGACGATACCGAACATTGGTTATGCCATTGCAAATAGATACAATGTCATCTTAGTATGTTTATACTATGTTCAGAGTTTTACCATATTCCCACTTCGCACTCCACCGCCTACTGATATTAGACAACATCGGATCTTATGCATTGGATTTGTTAATGGATGTCATTTTGTACAG GTTCAATTACAAGATGGTTGTCCGTTACCCATGGTGGACATCATTTCCTCAAACCATTGTTACCCAGAGGCACGATCATGGTCAACATTTTATACACATAGGATGCAATCATTTATGGCATTGATGGGAGCTAATCAAAGTTATGTAGATCTTGGAGAAGACTGA